Part of the Sodalinema gerasimenkoae IPPAS B-353 genome is shown below.
GACACATCTTGACTCCCTAACATCTGCACCGCTAACAAGCCCGCATTTTGGGCGTTGCCAATCGCCACTGTTGCCACCGGAATCCCCCGAGGCATTTGCACAATGGAATAGAGAGAATCCAGACCCCCTAAATGGCGGGTGGCCACCGGAACCCCAATCACCGGCAGGGGGGTTAGTGAGGCCACCATTCCTGGGAGGTGAGCCGCTCCACCGGCCCCAGCAATAATCACCTTTAACCCTCGCTCATGGGCGGTTTTAGCGTAGTCAAACAGCCGCTCAGGGGTGCGGTGGGCCGAGACGATCGCCACCTCATGGGGAACCTGAAACTGTTGGCAAATCTCAATGGCGGCATTCATGGTGGGTAGGTCGGAATCGCTGCCCATAATGATGCCAATTTGTGCTGTATTGGGGCCAGAAGAGGTCATTGGTACAATGGCTGAGTCATGCTCAGACTGAATCAAAAATAATGGCTGTAACGATTATTCGGGGCAATGTGCCGGGATACAAGGGGCCAGAGGGGACATCCTCCGGAACACAACAGATTGCCCTCGAGTGCGATCACATTACTGCCATTACTCCCATCCCAGACTCTGAGCCATCTCCAGGGAATCAAGACACCTGTCTCGATTGCGGTCAGGACTGGATTTCTCTCGGGGGCTGTGATCTCCAGATTAACGGGGCCCTCGGCTTAGCCTTCCCCGATGTCACCCCCGAGACGTTACCCGAGTTAGATACCATTGGCCGCTATCTATGGCAAGCGGGGATTGATGAGTACCTCCCCACCCTCGTCACCACCTCCCTAGAGAAGTTCCAGGGCGCCCTGAAGGTGTTTGAGGGGTTTATGAAGGAACAATCCCCTGCCGGATTTGCGGCTCAGGTTTTAGGACTGCATCTGGAGGGGCCTTGTTTGAATCCCAACAAACGGGGGGCCCATCCCCAAGAATTCCTCCTACCCCTCTCCCCGGAGACCCTTGAGCAGGTTCTCGGACCCTTTAGTGGCATCGTTCGCATCATGACCGTTGCCCCCGAATTAGACCCAACTGGGGGGGCGATCGCCCAGTTACAATCCCAGGGAATTCACGTCAGTCTAGGCCATTCCTTAGCCAACGCCGCTCAAGCGAATCAGGCTTTTGACCAAGGGGCCCATCTCGTCACTCATGCCTTTAACGCCATGCCGGGACTCCACCACCGGGAACCGGGCTTATTGGGGGCGGCCCTGGTTCGCCCTGGGGTCTCCTGTGGGGTGATTGCCGATGGCGAACATATTTGCCCCACGATGCTACAGCTATTGCTCCGGGCAGCGGCTGACCACCTTTTTTTAGTCAGTGACGCCCTGGCGCCCCTAGGACTTCCCAATGGCACCTATCCCTGGGATAGCCGCCAAATTCACGTCACTCAGGGAACCGCCCGGCTGCCCGACGGGACCCTCGCCGGAACCACGCGATCGCTCCTTGAGGGAGCCTTAAATCTCGTCAACTGGGGCCTCTGTGACATTGAAACGGCCATTTCCTTAGCCACCATCGCCCCCCGTCGGGCCCTAGGACGCCCCAGCGGTTTAATGGGGGCATCGGTTCAGCAGCTTCTGCGTTGGCAACAGGTGGACGGACAATGGCAATGTCAACGGCTCCTGAGTTGATGGGTTGAGAAGGGAGTGGGGACAATTCTCACGCTCTGGGACGATCGCCCCCAAACCCTCCTATCATGCTAACGGTTGGCTAGAACTGGGCTGAGGGGGAGAGTGGTGGTTGTTTTCCTCTTCATCCCCATCCGAAGGGCTTTCGTTGAACCACAACATCTGCTTTGGGATAGCAATCTTAATCCCCGCCTGATCAAAGGCAAGTTTCAGACGACGGCGATATTCTCGTTCGACTGCCCACTGTTGCAGGGGTTTCGTCTTCGTCCACATCAGTAGTTCTGTCCCCCGTTCATCGACCCCTTCAACCCCAGCTAACATCGTTGGTTCGATAATGGACTCCGTCCAATCGGGGTCCGCTTGCATCTGTTCCATCGTCCGACGCATCACCTGAATGGCCTCAAGAGCATCGGCATCCTGACTAATACGAATGCGGAAATCAATGCGAGACCATTCCTTAGTCAGATTATGCACCACCTCAATCTGACTATTGGGGATGGTACTGAGTCGGCCTCCCTGTCCCCGTAAACGAGTCACCCGCAGGTTCATATATTCCACAAAGCCCGGGCCATGGCCCACATCAATTACATCTCCGACGGCAAATTGGTCTTCCCAGAGAATGAGAATGCCGTTGATGAGGTCTTTAATCAGATTCTGAAAGACAATCGTCAGGGCCACACCAAAAATCCCAGCCCCCGTAATCAGGGAGTCGAGGGGGAAATTTTGCAGGGCCAAAAACCAAATTACCCCAATTAACCCCGCAATAAAACTGGTCATTCCTTTTAAGGCAGCGGCCAGGGTGGGAGCACGGAGGATAAAGCGTTTGGAGGCGGTGGGGTTGAGGGATTCTTGTTGCACCCAGGATTGCAAGATGTTGTCAAACAAGACATCCGTTAACTTGTTGGCGACGGCGACAAACAGCCAAATCGTGAGAATCTGCACGGGGAAGCGCTGTAACCAGGCAGCTTGGGCCCGGCTGGCGGGGAATTGATAGAGGATGAGGATAACGCCACCAATCCAAACCGCCAGTTGCAGGAATAATAAGACCCGTCGCAGTAGAATGACCATGCTAATCCGCCGTTCCAAGACGATTTGCGGCAGAAGGGCCCGCAAAAATTGCGGGGTAGTGCGTGTTGTATTCAGCTCACCCTCGGGCCCCATATCTTCTTGGGGGAGCTGGAGATGTTCGGGATGCCGTTGTCGCGAGAGGTTGTGATAATGGCGGGTTGTCTGTCGTTGCAGGAACCAGAGAATGGGACTGAGTAGGAACATGATGGCGGCTAAACCAAGAGCGTTGCGCCAACGCCGCCGTCGGGCCCCTGGCAGTCGTTCCTGTTGGGCGCGAATGAGGGATTCGCGAATCTGCTCGCTCCATTGTTGGGCCAGTTGTTCAGGGCCTGTATCGGCGACCTCTGCGTCAAACTGCGTCACGGTCAGAATTTGACGATTCAGGAGGTTTTCATTGTCCTGAGCTGAAATGACAGGTTGGTTGTTGAGGATGTCATAACGCACCTGGAGAGATTCGGGATTGAAGCCATCCTCGATGATGGTATTCAGGTTCCGTTCAATTTGCGTAACCCGTTTTCCTAACTCAGGAATGGTACGGGGTTCACCGGGAATCGTGGGGGGGGAGGAGATTCGCAGCACGGTCAGTCCGCTGAGACGAACGGGTGCGGTGGTGGTGTCCTCTTGGGACGGCTCAATGGGAATTGGCAGAGGGGTTTGTGCCTGGGCCATATTGGGGCGAATACTCGCCAGACTCAAGACTGTGGTGAGGGATAGCACTAGAACTACGAGAAATCCTAGGAGTTTTTGGAGATGACGCACTCTGAAAACTGGCATCTTTGACATACGACTCAAGATGGTCTCCTTAGCAAAACATCATGGATTGATGGGGGATAGAGTTGGGCGACTTAGCTTCTCCGTGAAAGCCCCGCACCTCGACTACGCTCGGTGTCGGGAGTACGTCACGAGTCCACAAACCACTCAGACCGGCGTTGACCGGGATCAATGGGAATACTGACGGCTTTCCCCAGTCGGGGACGTTCCCGAGTCTCCTGAATATATTGACGAATTGTCTCGGCGCTGTTCCAGGCGTTGAGATAGTCGGCAATCTGCTCCAGATGGCTGGTATACTCGTCCGGGGAACGGGGAAACGACGCCTGTTCGAGGTATTTCCACATCACTTGCAGGAAAATTTTGCCCTGGGTACGGCGCAGTTGCAGATCGTAGGAACAGCCCCACTTTTCCAGTAGGAGTTGGTGTAACTCTTGTCCGGTCACGATGGGTTGGCTGTGGTTAGTGCGGTTGGGCATGGGGGATTTTGAGGGGCGATGGTCAACTCGGACGGCGATCGCTCGGGCAGCTTGAGTTTATATTTTACATTTCTTCATCGATTGTGACAGAGGGATTCTCAATTTTCCAGGAAGGCTCAATTGACCCTTTAGTGCCTTTTTTTGACCCTCCACCGTGGTATTATGAACAAGTGTTGCGCCATTTTCATTTTTTTTTGCTCGCGACGGGACACTTGATCCGATACAATCCCAAACGGTGTGCGTCCTGATTGGTGGTCTCATGACAAGGGGCGCCGATGGAACGGTGATGCCGTTTGTTAAGCAAAATCAGATACAACCATAATACGTAAATAGCTCCATGACTCAGGCTTCCGGCTCAGCTGATGTCCCTTCCATGGGACGACGGCAATTCATGAACTTTCTGACGTTTGGTGCAGTTACCGGAACCGCTCTCGGTGCGCTGTACCCCGTCGTTAAATACTTTATTCCCCCTTCGAGTGGCGGCAGTGGTGGCGGTCTCGTCGCCAAAGACGCTCTCGGAAATGATGTGAAAGCCAGTAGCTTTCTGGCTGAACACAATGTGGGCGATCGCGTCCTCACTCAAGGCTTTAAAGGGGATCCGACCTACATCGTTGTTGAAGGCGAACAGGCGATCGCCGATTATGGCCTCAACGCCGTTTGCACCCACCTCGGCTGCGTGGTTCCCTGGAATGCAAGTGCAGAGAAGTTTATCTGTCCTTGTCACGGGTCTCAGTACAACAAAGCAGGTAAAGTGGTTCGCGGCCCCGCACCTCTGTCTCTGGCCTTAGTCCATGTGGATGTGGCTGAAGACGATAATGTGGTTCTCACCCAGTGGACTGAAGAAGATTTCCGGACTCAAGAAAAACCCTGGTGGGTTTAAGCTCCCCCGACCTCTCCCCCCAGGGGAGAGATGATTTAAAGAATTAACCTAGCCATTGAGAGAAGAGAACGTTGTCACAATTGATGAAATACTCTAGTGCTTGGGCGAGAGAACGCTTCGCCCCTTTGATGACCCGGTTGAGAAAAGGGGTCCTGGTTGGCTTGGCAGCCGTTGCTGTCTTTATTGCCAGTGATCTCCTGGTCCCTCAAGCGGCCGCGGCTTACCCCTTCTGGGCCCAACAAACCGCTCCAGAAACCCCTCGTGAAGCGACCGGACGCATTGTCTGCGCCAACTGCCACTTGGCGGAAAAAACGACGGAAGTGGAAGTGCCTCAGTCGGTTCTCCCGGACACGGTGTTTAAGGCCGTGGTTAAGGTTCCCTATGACACCTCCATGCAGCAAGTCCTCGGAGATGGAAGTAAGGCGGGCCTGAATGTGGGTGCAGTCTTGATGCTGCCTGAGGGATTTAAGATTGCTCCCGAAGACCGCATTCCTGAAGAACTCAAGGAAGAGATCGAAGGCATCTTCTACCAAACCTATACTCCTGAACAGGAGAACGTGATTTTGGTAGGTCCCCTCCCCGGTGATGAACATCAGGAGTTGGTCTTCCCGGTTCTATCTCCTGACCCCAGTCAAGATTCGTCGGTTCACTTTGGTAAGTATTCCGTCCATGCTGGCGGAAACCGAGGTCGCGGCCAAATCTATCCTGCTGGGAACAACAGCAATAACATTGCGTATAAGGCTCAACATGCAGGAACCATCGCAGCCATTGAACCCAATGATGATGGTGGCTATGCAGTGACCCTAACGACTGAAGATGGTTCGGACGTGGTGGAGTTAGTTCCCCCAGGTCCTGAAATGATTGCCTCGGTGGGTGATGTGGTTGCCGCTGGTGATGTGCTTACCACTGACCCCAATGTGGGTGGTTTTGGCCAGAAGGATACGGAGATTGTTCTGCAAAGTCCTGCTCGCATTCAAGGCTTACTCGGCTTCTTTGCGTTAGTTACGGTCGCTCAAATCATGCTGGTTCTCAAGAAGAAACAGGTTGAGAAAGTTCAGGCGGCTGAGATGGAATTTTAAGCAGCCAATTTGCTTTTTGAGCAAATGGTTTGAATAATTTAAAAAGGCGTTCTCAAATTATTTGAGAACGCCTTTTTCATGCTTTTTTAAATCACGTCTCGAACTAGGCAAGTGACGGAGAGACGGGCAGGCGGGTTAGGGAGAGTCGATCGCCCAGAGAGTATCATGTTTTCTGAGATAGTACAGAGTGAAGCAGGCGGCCAGCATGGGGAAGGCGGCGAAAAACAGCAGGTTGTTGAAAGGGTCTAGATATTGACGAAAGGAGGAAAAAGTGGAAACTGAGTGTAAAAACAGAACCAGTCCATAAGTCCAGCGCTTTTTAAAGCCTGCGACAAATCCCAGAACAATCAAAAGTTGAACGGCGCCAATGAGATAAAAGGCTTCATTGCCTAAGCCACCGATTTTATAAAAGTTCTCAAAAATTCGAGCGGCATGGTCGGGATTTATGAATTTATCTAGAGTCCAAACGAACATGACAAGAAACACACTCAGTCTCAAGGAGAGGAGGGCGATCGCAAGTTGGTGCTCTTTATGATGACTTGACATAGTTGAGTTGGTTTCTGAATGTCCATAAGCTTGGTAAGATACTACGAACGCGATCGCCCCTTTGGATTGCTGAACTGTCAAAACGTTACTTAAAGTTACTGTGGCTGTCGACGAGAAAATTATTACAACTCCATCTGGGGATTGGTTTTACCGCGAGGTGCATCCCCCCAATCCCCCCACAGCCCCCCCGGTGGTGTTTCTCCATGGCTTGCCTTCCCTGGGCTACAGTTGGAGCGCCTTACTCCCGGATTTGGCCAGTCAAGGACTCCAAGGGGTTGCCCCAGATTGGCTGGGATTCGGGCGATCGCACAAACCGCAAAAACGAGATTTCGCCTATACTCCTGATGCCTTTATTGAGGCGTTGGACGGCTTTCTCAATGCCATGGAACTCGATCGCATCTCTCTGGTGATTCAGGGATTTCTGGGGTCGGTGGGCCTACAATATGCCCTGCGCAATCGCGATCGCATCGACCGTCTGGCGATTCTCAACGCACCCCTATCTCCCACGGCCAAGCTTCCCTGGAAACTCAAGCAGATGAGTTTTCCCCTCGTGGGTGACATGATGACCCAGGACCCCCTGCTGATTGACCGCACCCTGGAAGCCGGCAGTGGCTTTGTAATTCCCGATGAGGATTTGGATGTCTATCGTCGTCCCTGGCTCAAAACCTCTGATTCGGGGCGATCGCTGCTCTATACCTTACAAAATCTTGAGTTGAAGACCGCCATGGCCGAAATTGCCAGCGGCTTCGAGTCTTGGACTCAACCCACCCAGGTCATTTGGGGCATGGTTGACCCCTGGCTGGCCCCAGAACCGGCCCAAACCTTCGCCCAACACCTGGAGAATGGAGAGTTTGTCAGTCTCCCTGAGGCGGCCCATTATCCCCAAGAACATTGGTCGGAGGAAGTAGCGAAATCCTTACTTCCCTTTCTCCGCCGCTCATCTTAAATCCCATTGCTAGTTTTTTACCATTGACCCATGTCTAAATTTATTCTTTGGGGCAGCTATTGCGAGAATGCCCTGGAAAAGCGACAACCCTACCGCCAAGCGCATCTTGATGGCTTAGCCAAGCAAAAAGAATCGGGAGTTCTGGTCACTCTCGGTCCCACGGAAGATAACACCCAGGTGTTTGGCATCTATGAGGCTGAGGATGAAGCCACCGTTCGCCAGCTCATCGAGAATGACCCCTATTGGAAAAATGGGATCTGGACGGAGTATGAGGTGAAGGCTTGGATTCAGGCGTTTTAGGGAGAAGGCAGTAGGCAGTAGGCAGTAGGCAGTAGGGGGGATTGTGTGACGAGTTGTTAAGATTTTGGCGATCGCCCCTAAAAAATGTAACGTTTTGGCAAAGAACGCTAAGCCGTGCAGTAGGATCGGAAAACACTGAGAACCGCTCAAAGCCTTTTCTCTGAAAGGGTTTTCCGGCTTTGTCTGCCTAGCTCTAACTTAAGAGGGATAGCCATAGCCGGTCATTAATTCTATAATTTTGTTAAGAACCGTTTATTTAATGTTGCTTTTTTGCGGATTTTATGCGTAGCCGCTTTTCCTCCTCCGTCCCCGTTGAGATTCCAGTCCCAGACCAACCGGTCCCCATTCAGCATTACCTGCGGCAACCCCAGCGACTGGTGCAAGCCCTCGTGGATCCCAAGCGAGTGGACGTCCTCAGTCCCGACTGTTTCCGCTTGAAAATGCGTCCCCTACATTTCCTCACCCTAACCGTCCAACCCACCGTAGATATGCGGGTTTGGGCCGATGCCAAGGGAACCGTGCGGCTACGTTCGGTTGGCTGCGAAATTCGCGGCGTTGAGTACATTAACCAACGTTTCTTCCTGGATTTGGTCGGACGGCTAGAACCCTATACCCACAACGGCAAAACCACCCTATACGGGAAAGCCGACCTCAAGGTTGGGGTTGATATGCCTCCCGCCCTATGGCTAACCCCGAAACCCATCATCGATGCCACGGGGAACACCGTTTTGGCGAGTGTCCTGCACACCGTCAAACAGCGTCTGACTCGTCATCTCATTGCGGACTATCGCGCCTGGGCCGGAGAAACCCAACCGGATACCCCCCTATCCCTCTCCCCCAACATGTCCCCCAACATCCAAAGCAGCTAGGGCTACCTGCCATCCCCACGGTGAGAGGGGTTAAGGGTAGGTTCTGCTTGCCTTTTGCCTAGGGCGTCCACAAGGGCACGCCCCTACATTTTCATCTGTTGCCTTCTTCAAAACACCATGCTAAATACCGACGACCAAAAAACCGCCAAGAAAACTCTACTGCGGAAAATTCCCCACGCCCTGTATATCTGTGGCGTGAAAGATATCAACAGTGACAACCTCAACGGATTTACCGCCAGTTGGGTGATGCAGTCCTCATTTGAGCCGCCCTTAATCGTCAACTGTGTTAAAAACGATAGCGGTTCCCATGAGATGCTCAAATCCAGTGGCGTGTTCAGCCTCAGCTTCCTAGAACTTGGGCAAAAAGACCTGGCCCAGAAGTTCTTTAAGCCTCAAAGCCGGGTGGGGAACAAGTTTGAGGATGTGGAATTTTACACCGCCGAAACCGGCTGCCCGATTATCAAAGACTCCCTGGGCTATGTAGAATGTCAGGTGGTGGGTTCTGTCGCGAAAGGAGATCACACCGTCTTTGTGGGCGAAGTGATTAACGCCGTCATCCACCGCGAGGGAGAAATTCTCAACCTCGAAAGCACCGGCTGGAACTACGGCGGCTAACTGAATCCACGGCAAAAGTTCCCCCCTACTGCCTACTGCCTACTGCCTTCTTATGCCTTTAATCCAAGTCAAAACCTCTGCCCACGCTCCAGACAAAGCAGCCGTTGAAGGGATGTTACAGGCCCTTTCCTCCAAGCTGTCGGGTCATTTAGGAAAATCAGAATCCTACGTCATGACCGCGTTTGAAGCTGATGTGCCGATGACCTTTGGCGGAAGCCTCGACCCGGTTTGTTTCATCGAAATCAAAAGTATTGGCTCGATGAGTCCCTCCCAAACTCGGGCGATGAGTGCTGACTTTTGTCAGGAAATAGAGAGTCGCCTGGGGGTTCCGAGTAAACGGACTTATATCGAGTTTGCTGATGCCAAAGGAGCCATGTGGGGCTGGAATGGTTCAACCTTTGGTTGACCGGAATTGGCAGAGTCTAATCTATAACTGTCTCAGTCGCGGCCGAGTTTCTTTAGAGATTCGGCCGTGACGGCTTTCTGAACCGTCCTCGGGCGTCGGCTCTCTGTAAAGTCTTGTGATACCATTCTGGGTAGTTTCAGGTTACAGACTGTTACCTGAACGCTCTCACGTTGGGGTGAGAGAGGACAAACTATGCAGGTCACC
Proteins encoded:
- the nagA gene encoding N-acetylglucosamine-6-phosphate deacetylase — translated: MAVTIIRGNVPGYKGPEGTSSGTQQIALECDHITAITPIPDSEPSPGNQDTCLDCGQDWISLGGCDLQINGALGLAFPDVTPETLPELDTIGRYLWQAGIDEYLPTLVTTSLEKFQGALKVFEGFMKEQSPAGFAAQVLGLHLEGPCLNPNKRGAHPQEFLLPLSPETLEQVLGPFSGIVRIMTVAPELDPTGGAIAQLQSQGIHVSLGHSLANAAQANQAFDQGAHLVTHAFNAMPGLHHREPGLLGAALVRPGVSCGVIADGEHICPTMLQLLLRAAADHLFLVSDALAPLGLPNGTYPWDSRQIHVTQGTARLPDGTLAGTTRSLLEGALNLVNWGLCDIETAISLATIAPRRALGRPSGLMGASVQQLLRWQQVDGQWQCQRLLS
- a CDS encoding mechanosensitive ion channel family protein; the protein is MPVFRVRHLQKLLGFLVVLVLSLTTVLSLASIRPNMAQAQTPLPIPIEPSQEDTTTAPVRLSGLTVLRISSPPTIPGEPRTIPELGKRVTQIERNLNTIIEDGFNPESLQVRYDILNNQPVISAQDNENLLNRQILTVTQFDAEVADTGPEQLAQQWSEQIRESLIRAQQERLPGARRRRWRNALGLAAIMFLLSPILWFLQRQTTRHYHNLSRQRHPEHLQLPQEDMGPEGELNTTRTTPQFLRALLPQIVLERRISMVILLRRVLLFLQLAVWIGGVILILYQFPASRAQAAWLQRFPVQILTIWLFVAVANKLTDVLFDNILQSWVQQESLNPTASKRFILRAPTLAAALKGMTSFIAGLIGVIWFLALQNFPLDSLITGAGIFGVALTIVFQNLIKDLINGILILWEDQFAVGDVIDVGHGPGFVEYMNLRVTRLRGQGGRLSTIPNSQIEVVHNLTKEWSRIDFRIRISQDADALEAIQVMRRTMEQMQADPDWTESIIEPTMLAGVEGVDERGTELLMWTKTKPLQQWAVEREYRRRLKLAFDQAGIKIAIPKQMLWFNESPSDGDEEENNHHSPPQPSSSQPLA
- the purE gene encoding 5-(carboxyamino)imidazole ribonucleotide mutase, with the protein product MTSSGPNTAQIGIIMGSDSDLPTMNAAIEICQQFQVPHEVAIVSAHRTPERLFDYAKTAHERGLKVIIAGAGGAAHLPGMVASLTPLPVIGVPVATRHLGGLDSLYSIVQMPRGIPVATVAIGNAQNAGLLAVQMLGSQDVSLLQQVQQYRQDLKDSVLDKQQRLDELGPAAYLQQ
- the petA gene encoding cytochrome f; protein product: MKYSSAWARERFAPLMTRLRKGVLVGLAAVAVFIASDLLVPQAAAAYPFWAQQTAPETPREATGRIVCANCHLAEKTTEVEVPQSVLPDTVFKAVVKVPYDTSMQQVLGDGSKAGLNVGAVLMLPEGFKIAPEDRIPEELKEEIEGIFYQTYTPEQENVILVGPLPGDEHQELVFPVLSPDPSQDSSVHFGKYSVHAGGNRGRGQIYPAGNNSNNIAYKAQHAGTIAAIEPNDDGGYAVTLTTEDGSDVVELVPPGPEMIASVGDVVAAGDVLTTDPNVGGFGQKDTEIVLQSPARIQGLLGFFALVTVAQIMLVLKKKQVEKVQAAEMEF
- a CDS encoding DUF3067 family protein, translating into MTGQELHQLLLEKWGCSYDLQLRRTQGKIFLQVMWKYLEQASFPRSPDEYTSHLEQIADYLNAWNSAETIRQYIQETRERPRLGKAVSIPIDPGQRRSEWFVDS
- a CDS encoding YciI family protein; translated protein: MSKFILWGSYCENALEKRQPYRQAHLDGLAKQKESGVLVTLGPTEDNTQVFGIYEAEDEATVRQLIENDPYWKNGIWTEYEVKAWIQAF
- a CDS encoding flavin reductase family protein — protein: MLNTDDQKTAKKTLLRKIPHALYICGVKDINSDNLNGFTASWVMQSSFEPPLIVNCVKNDSGSHEMLKSSGVFSLSFLELGQKDLAQKFFKPQSRVGNKFEDVEFYTAETGCPIIKDSLGYVECQVVGSVAKGDHTVFVGEVINAVIHREGEILNLESTGWNYGG
- a CDS encoding DUF1997 domain-containing protein, producing MRSRFSSSVPVEIPVPDQPVPIQHYLRQPQRLVQALVDPKRVDVLSPDCFRLKMRPLHFLTLTVQPTVDMRVWADAKGTVRLRSVGCEIRGVEYINQRFFLDLVGRLEPYTHNGKTTLYGKADLKVGVDMPPALWLTPKPIIDATGNTVLASVLHTVKQRLTRHLIADYRAWAGETQPDTPLSLSPNMSPNIQSS
- a CDS encoding phenylpyruvate tautomerase MIF-related protein, whose translation is MPLIQVKTSAHAPDKAAVEGMLQALSSKLSGHLGKSESYVMTAFEADVPMTFGGSLDPVCFIEIKSIGSMSPSQTRAMSADFCQEIESRLGVPSKRTYIEFADAKGAMWGWNGSTFG
- the petC gene encoding cytochrome b6-f complex iron-sulfur subunit; this encodes MTQASGSADVPSMGRRQFMNFLTFGAVTGTALGALYPVVKYFIPPSSGGSGGGLVAKDALGNDVKASSFLAEHNVGDRVLTQGFKGDPTYIVVEGEQAIADYGLNAVCTHLGCVVPWNASAEKFICPCHGSQYNKAGKVVRGPAPLSLALVHVDVAEDDNVVLTQWTEEDFRTQEKPWWV
- a CDS encoding alpha/beta fold hydrolase; translation: MAVDEKIITTPSGDWFYREVHPPNPPTAPPVVFLHGLPSLGYSWSALLPDLASQGLQGVAPDWLGFGRSHKPQKRDFAYTPDAFIEALDGFLNAMELDRISLVIQGFLGSVGLQYALRNRDRIDRLAILNAPLSPTAKLPWKLKQMSFPLVGDMMTQDPLLIDRTLEAGSGFVIPDEDLDVYRRPWLKTSDSGRSLLYTLQNLELKTAMAEIASGFESWTQPTQVIWGMVDPWLAPEPAQTFAQHLENGEFVSLPEAAHYPQEHWSEEVAKSLLPFLRRSS